Genomic segment of Danaus plexippus chromosome 5, MEX_DaPlex, whole genome shotgun sequence:
AATTCAACGTCAATaatgtaatcaaaatataaacaaacaaaaattttatactaaggTCTTAAGAGCAATGATTGCGTttagaaataacaaatatatttgtcttcTCACCTAcccataaattaatttataacataatatatgaaaacctTAAAACTGTTGACGATTCTTTGATGGAACTAGctgaaaaattatcttattatctgtctaattaaattaattatcttactGTGTACGTTGTAATGAGTTTAAACAGTAGATAAGTTccttacaaacaaaaaaagaaaagttcaacattttaaaataatatctattccAGGGTGATTCTGGTGGACCACTGGTTAAAGATAACAAACTGGTTGGAATAGTTTCCTGGGGAATACCATGTGCGGTCGGTTTCCCAGACGTCCATACCAGAATACAGCCTTATATACCAtggatacaaaatataatggatAAAGTTTCGTGTGGCTCATGTAGTAAATAGATGCCAGtgactatataaaaatattattgtcaatgtctagcaatatatttattcgaaTTAGATTTACGTGAtttgaattgtttaattttttccttgTCCACctgaaataatgtaatatttaagttaagtgTTATTATGAGATGTTGTAAACGAAAAATGGGATCATACCCTGTAATTACGAATGTTTTTAGGAAGTTCCATTACGACTGTCATCACAGGACGTCCATGTGCGCATTGAAATGGGATTTTGCAGGATGAAAGTGACTTAAGCAAAGTTGTACAATCACTTAGAGATACGTTATCGCCAAATTTAATTGCATTCCGACAAGCctagaaatatataagcaTTTGGGTTTTCAAGGTTACAAGTATAAAGacgtataaaatacattatttggtATTCcatgaacatatatatataatataataactccgtgtaaataaaatgtttacctCACTGAAAACAAGATCCATAATTGCTTTGGGAAATACATTCAGATTACCACCAATCGTTTCAATGACATCAATTTGTTCTAATATCAGACGGTGAACAGCTTTAAGAACTATTTGCtcctatattaaaatttgtaagacTGTATTAAGCGTGTacgagtgtgtgtgtgtgtgtgtgtgttaggagatagatatatatttatatgtatatgtaagtGTCTGTGCTATGAGACgttttaagtgttttatattatacctgTCTGGCATTTTTGCCTATAATTGCTTTAGGTATAGAATTGATCGATATTTTGTTCTCTTGAAATGTCCACTGTAAACCGAATTGCGAGAATTTATGTCTGTGGTTATGCAAATAGACGAGTTCGTTTTCATTCAGCTTGAGTGGTATTGAATCTACTTTAACGCTACGCCAGAGTTCTCCGTCAAAGTATTCTGTGGTGTATACAGAATTTTAGGAAAAGTATTGTCATTGGAATTTAGTGTCGTAAATAATGAGGAACTTCAATGTACCCGCTAAATTCCTTTCAAGTTTAACTCTTTCATCGACCGCGTGCTGATCGAAAAGTACCAAAAAATCTACATTAACCTCAGTTTTCTTCCCGTTCATTTTTGTGGCAATAAATTTACGATCTATTTGACCTAGAATCTGGAATATAAGTAAGTCCATAATTCAATTtccttacttttaatattaatacctcGGTACTAACACCCCAGCTTACTTTGGCTTGTCTCAAAGACGTGGCATTAAATATTAGATCATCATTTCTAATATCACAATTCTTTAATTTCCTTGAATTGACTTCAGCATTCTGTATCGATGGtgcaaatattttagattttacgAAAACATCGTCTGCAAATTTGTCATACATTATCTGAGGAGaagattatttcattatttttattaggtgCCTTCAATATTGGTGGAAATTATTCCTATTAAAGCTTACATTCTCGTAATAGTCGATTTGagatatacttatattagtttgtttttgtaGTCTAGTCTTGTAGACTTGGGACATACCTGGAGAATTCAaacaatatatcttaaaatccAAAACTTTTGTCAACAAATCTAAACTACCCTCAAATCAAATGTACCTTTCGGCATCAAGTCATGACgttttttcaattcaaaagtttttaaatcttcAACACAATTTGTTTTGCGCTGTGCAGTTCCGAATTAGTGCTTGAATTTTCCGATATTTTTTCTTCGTCttgtattttttcatcattggagtaattaagtttgaaattttcattgtGAGCATTAGAAATAGGATCACATTCGTTAGAACCCAGGTCGTTTGTATTTATGTTGAAGCTGTTCATAAATTCTTTGGCAATGTCACTCATTTCGCTGCGTCGGAAAAACGTTTCGCAATAATTCATAGGATCCAAACTTTGTGATAATTCCTTATTATCATTCAATTCACTTTTATTCATTTCGTTTTGATTATAATCttgtgtataatttatattactcattaaattcaaatctaCGTCATTGTTTTCCcttaagttatttgtttttattacggAATATGTTTCATTGAGGTTAAATTTGTCTTTATTCGGAAAATCTTCTGCATCGAAATATATTGCGATATTTGATTTCTTGAAGCCATGGCtctttataaattgataacTATTTAAGTGTTGAACCGGATTTTCTACTACAAGGTGTAATTCCGTATTAGTATTTGCttcttgaaatatattattatcgtgATGAATATCttcattatttatcaaaaagagatttgaattttctttgtGAGTTTCTTCAGGCGACTTGAAATCATCAGGACTTATTTTGACACAATTATTACGATTTTGGAGGTCTCCGGCTACGAAACTAATTTCATTGCTATGGTAAATCGTTTCACAATAGTTTACAGAATGAAAATTTTGGGATAATTCTTTATAGTGTGCGTCGCCTATTGACTTGACCCTTTCTGTGTTATTTCGTACagtattagtatattttttttgatagttTTTGTAACTTAGGTACGTTAAATCTATCCCATTGTTTTGTCTTATATTATCAGCTATCAATGCATGATATGGTTTATTAAAACTactgtttcttttattttgaaaattttctttatcgtATGATGtctttaaatttgatttattcgATAATTGTTTATCGATCAAATcgaataaattaatcttatctGCGTTAGTTTCTgtctctatatatttatttaaatatgaattattactaataattattcttttactGGTATCACTATTTATCGTATACGACATTtgctcattattataatttattaaactattttcatcATAGTATCCGTTATcactaaatctttttaaattttcatggaAAATATTCGAATCGTGTTCAtccaaatgtattttatcagTTGTGTTTGcacagtttaaattttttgtgaatatGTTCCTTGTCTTCGCATAATTTTGACAGTTGTGACTGTCAAATGTAATTTTCGGatgtaatgatttaaatgtttcaggATCGAATAAATGATGAGCTATGgaataaaatgtcataaataaaatatttataatatatatatatgtaatatgacACTGCATACTATTACCTACTGCTTAAAATACTTACAAGATTGTTGACATTGCATAGTCTGTGTGTCCGGGAATCTTGTTATCTGATAATCAAACTGATTAAACGGTTTGATAAGATCATACGACGTCTtaggtttaattaaaacgctATTGTTTTTCATCACACTATCTCTGATATCGGTTTTACTAACAAAtctataatcaatatttaattcgtCTTTCCCCTTATAATACGAATAAGTTTCGTTATACTCTGCTgtgtaagttattttaatagtttcagTATTAGActctttctttttaattaaatttcgtgCTTCcgatgataatattttacgtcTATCTCTAACGCTATCggttaaatttttgaatttaaggGCAATCTGAtcgatatattttgatttctttttaatacttcTTTCATTGTCATGTACTTTTTTAAGATCTTTTTTAGATTTACTTTTCGTTAATATTAGTTGgtcacatttttttgttataatatttttagtattatatttttcttttaagttataatttctaGAAACCgtttttggtttatttattttctgtggaCTACTATtgagaatattttgaatttttgtcTTTCTCTTACGTTTTATGTGTTTGCCTTAAAACCGAATGATcagtagaaaataataaaagctccaagaaattaattttcagtgTACCCACCTTTAACACCATGTTTGCAGTTTATATCTGGTTGTTTCTCATTGTTATGAAGAATTCTatcaataatttgtttaactttCATTTTAGTATTATCTATATCACTACAATTATTCTCTTTAAATGTTTCCTTCAATTTTATGTCACCACAGTAAAATTGTATCAGTTTTTCAATAAGTTTATTGACTTCTGACCAATCTTTAAACTCAACTATTGTTTGTTTGTGCTTATATGTTATgtcaaaatcataaaatggacatgatataaatataaaataaaatggtataTCACTGTTATGGTCTTCATCAATATTATTCTGAaacaactaaattatattatataaggtttCATTTAAGAATCATTCATAATTAAAGTCTACCCTCaccttaatttttgtaattttttgtactttatggaaagtttttttaaaaactctgtttatttttgtatgtatttcagattttgtaacaaattttccatttaaatagaCCCATTGATGATTCAAATTTCtggttttcattatattttcattggcAATAAATGCTtttgctttataattatttttttcaacttgCAATTCTTGAACatcttctttattaatatcaaataaagacCATAAAGTTTGATAAATATCtctttttttgtacattttaaatataatcttattctTATAATCATCCCTTAAGCTAATAGATACATCACAGTGAATTAATGACAATTTCTCTAAAGATGATTTGATGTtttgtaattcatttataGGATTTATTGCTTTTCTTTGAATGTTAAGATTGTATAGGAATCCTCTGATTTCTACCTAAAATATTTCGAAACTTTCatgttagaaaataattgattatttcatattaaaaatatggatTTTTACTACTATTTATACCGTTGTGCCTTTTGATGGTCTTGTtgatacaatacaaatattcttCTCTGTTCCATTGCAAAACGTTTTTAGCCATGTTGAGTCAGAATCATTATATCTTGACGTAATTAAAACAGTCTGTGAAATTCCTATAACACTTGCTAAAGATAAACCACGATAACCATATTTATTAGGGGCAGATTTCAATGTacacatatcaatatatttacttgatgtatatttttgtcctAGAAGACAAAAATTTTCAGATTTGATACCACATCCATTATCTATTACTTGAATAAAGTTTTCCTTTATAGACACTCTTATTGCAATTGATGTACTATCCCCATCAAGTGAATTATAAATCTACatataagaaaatgaaaattataactttctcTAAatactgatttaaaaaaaaaacaataactataCTATTATACTAGAAGATTTTAGAACTACATACTTATTCATAACTATGACACTTTCGTTAaagaaattaagataaatttgaattctttTTACCAGTTCTTCGATTGCtcttgtaaatgtatttatgtaagCGGAAGCAGAAATCAAACGTTGGACGtcttttggtatttttttcaaatccatttttcatttcattcttttaacaaatatgattgtatttagaaaaattaaaaagatacaatttaaaaataaagtcataTTTACATACCTATTTAATCTAATATTGCCAC
This window contains:
- the LOC116769322 gene encoding LOW QUALITY PROTEIN: uncharacterized protein LOC116769322 (The sequence of the model RefSeq protein was modified relative to this genomic sequence to represent the inferred CDS: deleted 2 bases in 1 codon), coding for MDLKKIPKDVQRLISASAYINTFTRAIEELIYNSLDGDSTSIAIRVSIKENFIQVIDNGCGIKSENFCLLGQKYTSSKYIDMCTLKSAPNKYGYRGLSLASVIGISQTVLITSRYNDSDSTWLKTFCNGTEKNICIVSTRPSKGTTVEIRGFLYNLNIQRKAINPINELQNIKSSLEKLSLIHCDVSISLRDDYKNKIIFKMYKKRDIYQTLWSLFDINKEDVQELQVEKNNYKAKAFIANENIMKTRNLNHQWVYLNGKFVTKSEIHTKINRVFKKTFHKVQKITKIKNNIDEDHNSDIPFYFIFISCPFYDFDITYKHKQTIVEFKDWSEVNKLIEKLIQFYCGDIKLKETFKENNCSDIDNTKMKVKQIIDRILHNNEKQPDINCKHGVKGKHIKRKRKTKIQNILNSSPQKINKPKTVSRNYNLKEKYNTKNIITKKCDQLILTKSKSKKDLKKVHDNERSIKKKSKYIDQIALKFKNLTDSVRDRRKILSSEARNLIKKKESNTETIKITYTAEYNETYSYYKGKDELNIDYRFVSKTDIRDSVMKNNSVLIKPKTSYDLIKPFNQFDYQITRFPDTQTMQCQQSSHHLFDPETFKSLHPKITFDSHNCQNYAKTRNIFTKNLNCANTTDKIHLDEHDSNIFHENLKRFSDNGYYDENSLINYNNEQMSYTINSDTSKRIIISNNSYLNKYIETETNADKINLFDLIDKQLSNKSNLKTSYDKENFQNKRNSSFNKPYHALIADNIRQNNGIDLTYLSYKNYQKKYTNTVRNNTERVKSIGDAHYKELSQNFHSVNYCETIYHSNEISFVAGDLQNRNNCVKISPDDFKSPEETHKENSNLFLINNEDIHHDNNIFQEANTNTELHLVVENPVQHLNSYQFIKSHGFKKSNIAIYFDAEDFPNKDKFNLNETYSVIKTNNLRENNDVDLNLMSNINYTQDYNQNEMNKSELNDNKELSQSLDPMNYCETFFRRSEMSDIAKEFMNSFNINTNDLGSNECDPISNAHNENFKLNYSNDEKIQDEEKISENSSTNSELHSAKQIVEDLKTFELKKRHDLMPKGMSQVYKTRLQKQTNISISQIDYYENIMYDKFADDVFVKSKIFAPSIQNAEVNSRKLKNCDIRNDDLIFNATSLRQAKILGQIDRKFIATKMNGKKTEVNVDFLVLFDQHAVDERVKLERNLAEYFDGELWRSVKVDSIPLKLNENELVYLHNHRHKFSQFGLQWTFQENKISINSIPKAIIGKNARQEQIVLKAVHRLILEQIDVIETIGGNLNVFPKAIMDLVFSEACRNAIKFGDNVSLSDCTTLLKSLSSCKIPFQCAHGRPVMTVVMELPKNIRNYRVDKEKIKQFKSRKSNSNKYIARH